TAATCTCCAAAAAGTATTGCTGATAAAGAGTCGTGACCCAATAAGAAAATACTGAGTTAAAAAAATGATAAGTAaaattgagaccctgtctcaaggaagaaaaaatgggagagatagaaacagagaaatacagagagagacagagagacagagacagaaaggagagagagaaagagaaaagagatgagagagagagagagagagagagagagagagagagagaatggttaaAGAGAGAAAGTGCTAACAGGAATgaggaaacaaaactaaatttgAAAGGACCTTTTGATACTATCATTGACAATTGACTAAAATGAACCTAAGTGGAAAAGTGACCATCTGtttaccttttttctttgttagcaCAGTGTCACTCTGTAATCTAGGCTATCAtttaactcacagagactttCTGCATCAGGACACAATTCTTGGGAGTAAAGGATATATCATCCTTCCCAGCTAAGATTTTGTCATTTAATGGTTTGACAACTAAGTATATATTGGAAAAAATCACCTAGTAGTATGAATAGGgaaaagatttgattttttttttgagggtgtgtggtgattttttaaaaatccatctaACAAATATCTAATTTACTACAGGCTCTGGAATTAATAAAATGATGTGCTATAGAAATGATTGAGTGATTACTGTACTTGCTGTTCAGGTGTGAGCAGCAGTTTGGATCCACAGTACCTATGAAAGACTGGGCAACTCAGCATTTATATGTAACTCCGATACTAAGGATACGAAAGGCAAAAGAAGGGggatctctgactcattctagcAAAAACAAGTAGGTCCAAGACAAGTAACCTGTATCAGAAAACAAGGTGGAACCTAATCAAGAAAGACACTTGAAATTGATATCTGAATgttacaggcacatacatacccatgtattttaaacacacacacacacacacacacacacacacacacacagacacagacacagacacacacacttgcaagagggagggagagagtctaGGGGAGTTGGGAGAGACAGATGAAGTGAATAGTATCTCCCATCCGCAAGAATTGTTGTAATGATTTTCTATCCTTTCTTTCAGGAGATGAGTATCAACTGCTCTCTGTGGCAGGAGAACACCTTGTCTGTCAAACGCTTTGCATTTGCCAAGTTCTCTGAGGTCCCTGGAGAATGCTTCCTCCTCTTTACCCTCATCCTCCTCATGTTCTTAGTATCACTGACAGGAAATGCACTCATAGCCCTTGCCATCTGCACCAGTCCAGCCCTACACACCCCTATGTACTTCTTTCTGGCCAACTTGTCTCTCCTGGAGATTGGCTACACTTGCTCTGTCATACCCAAGATGTTACAGAGCCTTGTGAGTGAGGCCCGAGAGATCTCTCGGGAAGGATGTGCCAcacaaatgtttttcttcatattctttgGTATAACTGAGTGCTGCCTATTGGCAGCCATGGCCTTTGATCGGTACATGGCCATATGCTCCCCACTCCACTATGCAACTCGAATGAGTCGTGGGGTATGTGCCCATTTGGCAATAGTTTCATGGGGAATGGGATGTATAGTAGGGTTGGGACAGaccaattttattttctccttgaaCTTCTGTGGACCCTGTGAGATAGACCACTTCTTCTGTGACCTTCCACCTGTCCTGGCACTTGCCTGTGGAGATACATCCCAAAATGAGGCTGCAATTTTTGTGGCAGCAGTCCTCTGCATATTTAGTCCATTTTTGCTGATCATTTCTTCCTATGTCAGAATTCTGATTGCAGTGCTGGTGATGCCCTCACCTGAGGGGCGCCATAAAGCTCTCTCCACCTGTTCTTCCCACCTACTTGTAGTCACACTCTTCTATGGCTCAACATCTGCCACCTATTTGAGGCCCAAATCTAATCACTCACCAGAAGTGGATAAACTCTTGGCACTCTTCTATACAGCAGTGACATCCATGCTGAACCCCATCATCTATAGCTTAAGGAACAAGGAAGTGAAGGGAGCACTGAGAAGAACTCTGGGCTTGAAGAAAGTTCTAAGTCTGAATAGGTAACTGAGGATCCTGAAATACTCTTTGGAAAGGGTGCACAGTCTGTCAAAGTAAGCGAACAAAAGTGCTGTGCTCTTCCTGGCTGTCTTAATGGAATCTTAATAAATACAACTTTGTCTTTGAGTATTCTCTTAATCCAGCACGAATTTTTAATTGCAAATAATGAAAACGTATGATTGCTACTAAATAACTTTAGTAGGTTTGTCCAGTACTTAAATATTTTCATCCAGGAAGAGTTTAAATGACTTGCTAATATCTCAGGAGCCTTGAAAATTCTCTGTATGCATTCTCAGCCATTGTCTAGCCCCTGATATACCTGTTACCTCCGCATTCTACACATGTTAGCAAAACATCAAGTATTAAGTATAAGTGGTACTTACTGCCTTAATAGCTTTATGAAGCAGGGTATTTCCTCTCAtaaaagtctttaaattcttcagatgaaattatacacacatgtaatgtAGAAGTTAATAATTCTTTTATGGATTCTGTTTATAGAACATGTAAGCATTCCAATAATGCAAACTGTCAACTTTTTAAACTACCATTAAACaaaccattaaagaaaaaaatatgagaaataattGTCAGCATTTTTTAAGatgtaaatgattttaaaagaaatattagtgATATTAcaggagaagaaacaaaggtaaataaaaatttattggcaagattttctaaaattcttaaatttatgtATGTGCTGATGAACTGACATACATTTATAAATCTTCAGACAAATTACTTCTAAGTGATCTCAGCTTGTTATACTAAAATTCCATATTCCTCAGGACATGTAAACACTTTGCATTGGACTGGAACAGCTAAGTAGTTCTCAAGGCAGGGAACTGTTAGCCTCTCTTCTGTGTACCATTAAGTCAGTCCACAGTCCAGGCTTTGGACACACCAGGCC
This portion of the Mus pahari chromosome 18, PAHARI_EIJ_v1.1, whole genome shotgun sequence genome encodes:
- the LOC110335905 gene encoding olfactory receptor 10A5-like isoform X2, coding for MSINCSLWQENTLSVKRFAFAKFSEVPGECFLLFTLILLMFLVSLTGNALIALAICTSPALHTPMYFFLANLSLLEIGYTCSVIPKMLQSLVSEAREISREGCATQMFFFIFFVTLFYGSTSATYLRPKSNHSPEVDKLLALFYTAVTSMLNPIIYSLRNKEVKGALRRTLGLKKVLSLNR
- the LOC110335905 gene encoding olfactory receptor 10C1-like isoform X1; the protein is MSINCSLWQENTLSVKRFAFAKFSEVPGECFLLFTLILLMFLVSLTGNALIALAICTSPALHTPMYFFLANLSLLEIGYTCSVIPKMLQSLVSEAREISREGCATQMFFFIFFGITECCLLAAMAFDRYMAICSPLHYATRMSRGVCAHLAIVSWGMGCIVGLGQTNFIFSLNFCGPCEIDHFFCDLPPVLALACGDTSQNEAAIFVAAVLCIFSPFLLIISSYVRILIAVLVMPSPEGRHKALSTCSSHLLVVTLFYGSTSATYLRPKSNHSPEVDKLLALFYTAVTSMLNPIIYSLRNKEVKGALRRTLGLKKVLSLNR